TTGTCGGCGTGCGGCTTGCCGGGCTTGCGTCGACGCGGTCCCCGTCGGGATTTGATCGCGGGAATCGCCCGGAATCAGGGGTTTGAGGGCGTAGGCATCGTTGGTGTTGGCAGCGGACACGGCCAGCGACAGCGGCACGCCTGCTCGACCGGACAGCACGTGGATCTTCGAGCCGGGCTCACCGCGATCCACCGGATTCGGACCGGTCAGAGATCCCCTTTCCTGGCTCTGAGCGCGGCGCCGTCCAGGACCGCGCGAGACCAGTCGATCAGCCCTGGCTGCCCAGTTCATCCAGCACGGCGTGGTGCAGCCGACGCCAGAGACCAGCTTTGGTCCATTCGGTGAACCGGCGATGCGCGGTCGGGACCGTGACCCCGAAGGACGGTGGCAACAACCGCCACGAACAACCGCTGGTCAACACGAACACAATCGCGGTGAACACCGCACGACCATCCACTGGCGCCGTTCCGCCATCCTGCGGCCGCGCGTCGAACCCCGGAATCAACGGCTCGGCCAACACCCACAACTCATCCGGCACCAACCGCCGTGACAGCACATCGACCACGGAACCGATGGCAGGCCAAGATCAACCCACGCGAGACACCCTATTAGCCTGTATGGAGTAGTCGATTGCGCTGATTGTCGCACAGATGTTTGATAGAATTGGTGTATGGAATCCCTTGTTCTCGAGGAGATTCTCCTCGACTTGAAATCTGATTATGCGGAGATCGCCCGGATCGAGGCTCGGGCGGCCCGGCGGGTGGTTTCCTTTGTTCGCGCGTCGTCGGCGTGGCGTGGCGTGGCGGAGGAGTTGGCCATGGCGTTGTGCCTGACGAAGTTCAAGGCGCATGCCCTGATCGGTCGCGCGGAAGGTCTGGTCGATCGCTTTCCGAAGGTGCTCGGCTCGGTGGAGGAAGGTCGCGTGCCGATGGCGTCGGCGGTGGCTGTCAACGATGCTGCCGCCTGGCTTGATGATGACAAGACGCCGGTTGTCGATGAGGTGATGGCGGGGCGGTTGGTCGGCAAGAATCCCGCGGCGGCCCGCCGATCGGCGGGTGCGGCGGTGGCGAAGGCTGATCCGGAAGGTTTCGAGGAGCGTGTTCGTCAGCGGCGCGAGGCAAGCGGTTTCTATTTGCACCACGGTGAATCCGGTGTAGCTGGCCTCTCCCTGGAGAACGCGCCCGTCGAGAAGGTCACCGCGGCGTACCTCTGCGTGGATCGTCAGGCTCGTCTTCTGAAGACTGTCGATGAGCCCCGCACCCTCGATCAGCTCCGGTCTGATGTGGCCCTGGATATGTTGCTGGGTAAGCAGTTCGGTGGTGATGTCAAGGCCCACGTGTATCTGTATCTCGATGCGCTCACCTATGCGGGCCTTCGCAATCACCCGGCTGAGCTGGCTGGGCATGGGCCGATTCCCGCGTCGCTGGCGCGCGACATCGCGGCCGGGCCCAAGACGGTATTCCAGCGGATAATCACTGATCCGGTCAGCGGGCAGGTTGTCGAGTTGGGGCGTCGTCGGTATCGGCCCAAGGCTGGACTGGATGAGTTGGTGCGGGTCAGGGATCGCGAGTGTCGTCGTCCTGGGGGTACGCGGCCTGCCCAGTTCGGCGACCTCGATCACTGCGACAGCAACGGCAAAGGCTGGAAGAACGGCTGTCCAACCGGCGCGGCGACCCTCGTCGGGTTGTGCCGTGCGGACCACAAGCTCCGCGATCTGCCGGGATGGCGTCACGCCACCGAAACCGACGGCACGCTCGCCATTACCACGCCCGCCAATCAGACCTACATCAGCAAGCCGGAGCCGCTCGGCTGCCACGGGGCGTCGAGGGTTGAGAGCCGTCGGCGCAGCCATATTGGGGATTCCGTGGCCCGGGACGGCACGCGCCTGGCCTCGGAAGGCGTCGTTCTTGACGGGTGGTGTCCGTGAGACTTACAGTTTGTTTCGGGAATGTGTTCGAAACTTTCGAGACCTTCACCGCCACCAGCAAACCGGAAGGAGTGACCGGTCATGCGCCGGTTCAGGTCGATGGTTGTTGTGCTGGCGGTGGCGGTGGCGCTGGTGCCGGGAACGGCGGTGGCGGCGTCGCCCGTGGAGGACGAAGGGGCTGACTGCGCGGTGTCGCTGCCCGGCTCCGTGCCCGCCACCGCGAAGTTGCCCGACCCGTTCAAGAAGATCAACGGCGGCCGCGTCGCCACCAAAGCCGAGTGGCGGTGTCATCGCGCCGAAACCAAGAAGCTGGCCGAGCGCTACGTCTACGGCGAGAAACCCCGCAAACCCGCCGGCG
The genomic region above belongs to Amycolatopsis sp. YIM 10 and contains:
- a CDS encoding DUF222 domain-containing protein, with amino-acid sequence MESLVLEEILLDLKSDYAEIARIEARAARRVVSFVRASSAWRGVAEELAMALCLTKFKAHALIGRAEGLVDRFPKVLGSVEEGRVPMASAVAVNDAAAWLDDDKTPVVDEVMAGRLVGKNPAAARRSAGAAVAKADPEGFEERVRQRREASGFYLHHGESGVAGLSLENAPVEKVTAAYLCVDRQARLLKTVDEPRTLDQLRSDVALDMLLGKQFGGDVKAHVYLYLDALTYAGLRNHPAELAGHGPIPASLARDIAAGPKTVFQRIITDPVSGQVVELGRRRYRPKAGLDELVRVRDRECRRPGGTRPAQFGDLDHCDSNGKGWKNGCPTGAATLVGLCRADHKLRDLPGWRHATETDGTLAITTPANQTYISKPEPLGCHGASRVESRRRSHIGDSVARDGTRLASEGVVLDGWCP